The nucleotide sequence AAGCAGAAGCAGAACGAGATCCATGCCAAGGGTCGCCTGTTGACCAGCACACGGTCCGATCTCCGGGAGATGAAGATCCGGGTGGAGCAGGCTCAGCACACCATTGATACCGATGAAAAGCGCTTCAAGACGATGGCCTGTGCCCTCGAGGAGGTCACCAAAGAGAAGAGTTTGGTGGGCCTGCAAATGGTCAGGAGGAATGATGAAGTGCGCCTGCTAAGGGAGAAACTGGAAATGATGCAGAAGGCCATCGATCGGGGAACCATGCAGTACAACCAGAGAATCGAGGACATCCGATTGCTCAAACTGGAGGTGGTCAATCTGCGATCGTCGCACGAGTGCATGCAACGAGAGGTGGGCAACAAGGCGGCCATGCGCCATGATGTGGTCCGACTGGAGCGGCAGCTCAACCGGGAGAGGCTCAGGGTATCCGCCTACTCGGAGGAGCTGGCCCGCCCCTGTCGCATCCACCGCTGGCGAGTCTTGCTCGGAAAAGATCCTCGGCGTTTCGAGTTGATACGCAAGAATCAGCATCTTCTGAAGCGTAACATTCGCATATCCGTGGAACGGGATAATAAGGCCAAGGAACTGGCGGATTTTATGCGCCTGCACGAGGATTTCAAACGACAGATTAAGCATCTGCCCGATCCCAGTGTGCTCCAGAAGGTCTGCGTCCTGCAGCGCTTAAATCGCAGCCAGACCTGTCAGATAAAGGCAATGAAAGCCGAACTTAGGATCAATGAAATCGATCTTAAGGCCAGGGAACGCCTGATAGAGGGTTTCCAGGAACAGCTACGCCTACATCATCAGAAGAATCCGGAGTCCACTATTTGTAGGGCGGATTTTAAGGTTCCCACTGCTGAGACGTTGGACCATAAATTCGTGGATAATATATTCGAATTTACGTCCACCTGCGAAGATAAATCTGAATCAAATGAGGGATTTAGATTACATATAAAAGGTTCCAGATCTACTATCGGTGGGGTATCttttacactttaaaacaatttaaaataaataatttctatAACATATTGCTGATATTCATATCTTTTATATAGTAAGTATTGCATCTTATACATATAATATTTACCTTTTCAGGAGGAACTTGAAATGATATTACTTAAAGTAAACTGGTGACCATCTTAAATCCAGCACCCAGAGTCCTCGGCAGTTGGGCTGGTGCCGAATAGCAATGCATCTGCTCTAGCAACTGTCGCTCCTCCAGGAGCTTCTGCTTGTGCTTCTTCTCCTCCAGAAGTTGCGTTTTGGTTAGCGCCAGATTAGCCCGCATCTCCTCTAGCTTTTCCTTCTTGGACTTCTCATCTGCCTCCTTGGCACTAAGTTCGGCCTTTAGCACCCTCAATTTGCGATCCTTAGCGGATAAGTTAGCCTGTTACGGAAtggaaaataacattttactCTATATAATAATCCTTTCCAGACCCACCTTTACGCTATTGAGCTCCGCCCGGACTTTGTGGCTGGGTAACTTGAGCATGAACTCCCTCAAAGCCGCGTAAAGCTGCTGGGCCTCATTCAAGGCCCTTTCCTGCTCCAAGGCAGCCACGTTCTGCTGGAGCAATTGCCTTCGCAGGATACTGATGCGCCCGAGTAGATCCATTTTTTCCGGATCCTTGCCGCTTAGGAGTCGCCAGCGGTGGACGTTCATCGGTGTGGCCATCTCGTCCTGCAAGGCACGCGCCTTGATCCTCTCCTGGTTGAGCATGCGATGCATTTGAAGCAGTTCCTGCCTCAGATCCGCCGCACTCTCCCTATCCGCCCGCAGGACATCCCTTTCCGTTCGCAAATTCTTTATCTCCACCCCCATCAATCGCATATCATCCTGACACTGGCTGCACTGCCTCTGGGTCTGATCGTACACAGTTTGGAGATTCTCCTGGCTGTGCTTCAGTCGCTCGTACTCCTCGTTTCGTTTGGTCAGCGCCGCACTGATAGCATTCTTCTCGTTCATCAAGTTGTCCACGTCCTTGCGCAGGCGGGACAACTTCTGTTCGTCCTCTTGGAGCGACTTGGCATGCCGATCGTTTTCCTTGCGCTTGTCCAGTAGTTCCGCCTTGGTGTGCTGCTGACCCAGTTGGGCGTGCCGGATATCGTTGCGCAAAAGGCGGCGCTCCTTCTCCATGCGATCGATCTGCAATTGCAGCTTGGACATTTCGGCATCCCGGTAGCCGATCTTTGCCTTGAGTTTCTCGACGTGCGCCTGAAGGTTTACCAGTTGGTCACGAAGCTTTTGCCGCTCCTCGTCGGCCACCTGGACACTGCGTTGAAGGGTCTGGCGCTCGGCTGCAAGGACATCGTGCTGCTGTTGGAACTTGGAGCACTTTGCCTCCAGGTCGCTGATGGTGCGTTTCAGTTCGATCTCGTAGTTCTCCTTCAAGTGCATCTCGTCTAGGATAGAtaggaaaaataaatattacagaaGATCATTAAATTCGAAACCATACTCTGCAGCGCATCCAACTTGTCTATCCAGTGCTGAATCTCATCGAGCTTTTTGGTCTTCTCCTTCTTCAGTTTGTTTGCATCTTCATTCAGTTTCTTTAGCTTGGTGTCCATGGTACTGATGGTGTCCTTGAGAGCACGCACTTCGTGTTGCGCCTCTTGGTGCAGTGCATTGCTCTGCTCGAGCTGCTGGTGCTCAGCCTGCAGTTCCCGCCTCAGGGAATCCCGCTCTTTGGTCAGGTTCTCGTTGTTCTTCTCGAAGTGGTGAACCACCCGGCGCATGGACTCCAGTTCCTTGTCCTGAGTGCCCAGCTGGGTTCtgtaaatatatgtttttgtagtaaatattaaatatatcaaaattaTCCTTAACTTTAGCCTTATGTTCTGCGTTTCCACTTCTCGTTTGGATTCATCTAGTCCCGCATACTTCCGTGCAATCGTCTCCTGGGACTTGGCCAGCTTTCCATTGTCTTGGCGCACCTTAATCAGTTCATCCTCTCGCACCTTTAGCAGATTGATGCGTTGGTTTAGAGCCCGTTTATTCTTATCTCTCTCCTGCACTGTGTACTCCAGATCCACTGTGATCTTGGCCAGCTTATTGTTGGTGGCATTATGCTGGGTATTCAGGTGCTCTAGATTCGTCTTCAGGGAAAGGATCTGAAGGTTTTGACGCACTTTCACTTTGGTCAAGTGCTCGTTGGCGGACTTCATCTGGGAAATTTGCTCCTGATAGCGGGACTCTTCGCTCTTCATGGTTGAAAGTTCCTTGGACAAGGCATCGCTCTTACGTTTTAGGTTACAGGCATCGCTAGAGGTTTCCTAAAAATCATGAAGTGATCAATTTGATTATAAATTAAGTAACAAATTGCAAATTACATCCAACAGTTTGAGCAACTCCTTGTTCTTAGCCTCCAGTCCTTCAATGGTGCTGTCTAATTCCGTGGCATAGGTGCGCTGCAATTGCAACCGCTTGTTGAGATCGGCAATCTCTGCGGTGAGTCGCTCCCGCTCCTTGCCATCGTCACGCTTGCTCATGGCCAGCCGTTTCTCATTGAGATGGGCCACCATTTGCTCCGATTCGTCCAGTTTCTCCCGGAGACTTAAGACCTCGTCCTGGGCGGATTGTTCTCGGATTTGGGCGGCGTCCTTTTGCTTCCAAGCTCCCTCTACCAATGTAATTTACCACTTAAAGTTTATAATACGAATTAGTTTTATTCTAGTTACCTATGACCCCTCGAAGCTCCTCAATGGTGGCCATGTCCATTTTGGTCACCCGAGCTGCATTTTCCAAAcgcacctcaaggctttctATCTCCTTTCGCAACTCCTGGGATCGTTCCTTTTCTATTCGCAGATCGCTTTTATATCGACTGCCACAAATGAGCAGCCTCTGGACATTATCCGCATTATTGGGAGTATCCTTTTGCCGCAACGCTTTGGTGGCCTatcaaaattaatattattatcaGTATTTTCAAGTTGAACGCCTCTTATATCGTTACCTCGGGTATTTTCTCGCATAACTCCTTGAAGAAATCATCATCGAAATCATCTGGCACCAATGGCTCATCTTCTGATCCTGAAGCCTTCGACATCGTTGAGTTTTTACTTTCTCCAACACCTTATTGAACAAACTGATAGCCTTAACCTTGTCCTGGCAACAAGTTGCCATACCGGCACAGCTGCCAAGGGCAACAAAATACGATTTGTTTACTGGATTTTATTTAGGTAGTACATATGTAAAAAAGCGTCATTGTGCTCTTAGTTGCTATGGAAACAAAATACATGCCACTGCATATTCATGTGAAGTCATTTATAGctattgaattttaaaattcccTATGGCTTTTGAGTAAACTTTGGAATCTTGGGATAATTATTAAACTACATTTTACTAAAAATAAGCAGCTGATGCATACTAGTTACTTTGAGCTTAAAATTAAAGTAATAATTTAAGAGGGACTTGGCATCACAATAGCTTCGATGTTCGGACTATGGCCACTCATCCTCGAAGGGAGCATCGTTAACCGTGTGGAAACTGAGGCCAGTTCCTTCAGGTTTGTGCCAGGAGGGCAGCAGAACAGTTCGCCAGAAAGATCTACAAATAAGTCTTAGCATAAAAGAGTTTTACATTGGGAAATTCAACTTGCCTGCCTCGCACCAGACCCAAAAACAGTTTCCAGTTCTTTTTGGTGCCAAAGTTATAGGGATTTATGTAAATGCGTTGTTGCTGCAGGAGCCGTTTTGTCTCCGCTTCGTTGATGTGGGCCTCCACACTCGTCTCCCCGCGAGTGATGAGTTTGGCATGCCAGATGGAAAGGCTCCCGAGAGCCAAAACCACGGCCACATTTGTGAAGGCCATGAACCACAGGGCTCGTCGTCGACCAGGCGAGGGTGCATCCGTGTCCACAAGAGGTGTTGGAAGATTGTGTATTGCAGGCGGCAGCATAAACTCATCGTACTCGTGGGGATGGGTCTGCAAAAAGAAATCTATTGAATTATCTGCTCGGTATTTG is from Drosophila suzukii chromosome 3, CBGP_Dsuzu_IsoJpt1.0, whole genome shotgun sequence and encodes:
- the LOC108016130 gene encoding cilia- and flagella-associated protein 58, encoding MSKASGSEDEPLVPDDFDDDFFKELCEKIPEATKALRQKDTPNNADNVQRLLICGSRYKSDLRIEKERSQELRKEIESLEVRLENAARVTKMDMATIEELRGVIEGAWKQKDAAQIREQSAQDEVLSLREKLDESEQMVAHLNEKRLAMSKRDDGKERERLTAEIADLNKRLQLQRTYATELDSTIEGLEAKNKELLKLLDETSSDACNLKRKSDALSKELSTMKSEESRYQEQISQMKSANEHLTKVKVRQNLQILSLKTNLEHLNTQHNATNNKLAKITVDLEYTVQERDKNKRALNQRINLLKVREDELIKVRQDNGKLAKSQETIARKYAGLDESKREVETQNIRLKTQLGTQDKELESMRRVVHHFEKNNENLTKERDSLRRELQAEHQQLEQSNALHQEAQHEVRALKDTISTMDTKLKKLNEDANKLKKEKTKKLDEIQHWIDKLDALQNEMHLKENYEIELKRTISDLEAKCSKFQQQHDVLAAERQTLQRSVQVADEERQKLRDQLVNLQAHVEKLKAKIGYRDAEMSKLQLQIDRMEKERRLLRNDIRHAQLGQQHTKAELLDKRKENDRHAKSLQEDEQKLSRLRKDVDNLMNEKNAISAALTKRNEEYERLKHSQENLQTVYDQTQRQCSQCQDDMRLMGVEIKNLRTERDVLRADRESAADLRQELLQMHRMLNQERIKARALQDEMATPMNVHRWRLLSGKDPEKMDLLGRISILRRQLLQQNVAALEQERALNEAQQLYAALREFMLKLPSHKVRAELNSVKANLSAKDRKLRVLKAELSAKEADEKSKKEKLEEMRANLALTKTQLLEEKKHKQKLLEERQLLEQMHCYSAPAQLPRTLGAGFKMVTSLL